In Rhododendron vialii isolate Sample 1 chromosome 9a, ASM3025357v1, the following are encoded in one genomic region:
- the LOC131299828 gene encoding SKP1-like protein 1 gives MPSEKKLITLQSSDGEVFEIRASVAAQSTTLKNMIEDDCVSTTVPVPNVDGKTLAMVMEYCQKHADSESYKDDEQLKTYDAEFLDTDQEVLFRLLLAANYLDVRELLDATCQKVADMIKGYTPEEIRKTFKIANDFTPEEEEEVRKENAWAFES, from the coding sequence ATGCCTTCGGAGAAGAAACTAATTACCTTGCAGAGCTCCGACGGGGAGGTGTTCGAGATCAGAGCTTCCGTCGCGGCCCAATCCACGACCCTCAAGAACATGATTGAAGACGACTGCGTGTCCACCACCGTTCCTGTGCCCAACGTGGACGGGAAGACCCTCGCGATGGTGATGGAGTACTGCCAGAAGCACGCGGACTCGGAATCCTACAAGGACGACGAGCAGCTAAAAACGTACGACGCCGAGTTCTTGGACACAGACCAGGAGGTTCTGTTCCGCCTGCTGTTGGCCGCCAACTACCTAGACGTCAGGGAATTGCTGGACGCGACGTGTCAGAAAGTCGCCGACATGATTAAGGGATATACGCCTGAGGAGATCAGGAAGACGTTCAAAATCGCAAACGATTTTACtcctgaggaagaagaggaagttcGTAAGGAGAATGCGTGGGCTTTCGAGTCAtga
- the LOC131300305 gene encoding SKP1-like protein 14: protein MASSTENNNEKLTLKSSDGEEFLVEKQVALQSTLIQSMLDSDCSSANTIPLPKIDAKTLALVLEYCKKHANASSSKQEELNSFDSEFLKDLEFGALFHLVLAANFLEIKGLLDIMAQKIADTIKGMPHQEVRKVFNIENDYTPEEEAAVREENKWAFEGFP from the coding sequence ATGGCTTCCTCGACCGAAAACAACAACGAGAAGCTAACCCTAAAATCATCCGACGGGGAGGAATTCCTCGTCGAAAAGCAAGTGGCCCTCCAATCCACCCTAATCCAAAGCATGTTAGACTCCGACTGCTCCTCCGCCAACACCATCCCTCTCCCCAAAATCGACGCCAAAACCCTAGCCCTAGTCCTTGAATACTGCAAGAAGCACGCGAATGCGTCTTCTTCGAAACAAGAGGAACTAAATAGCTTCGACTCGGAATTCTTGAAGGACTTGGAATTCGGTGCCCTGTTTCATCTGGTGTTGGCTGCGAATTTTCTGGAAATCAAGGGGTTGTTGGATATCATGGCTCAGAAAATCGCGGATACGATCAAGGGCATGCCGCATCAGGAGGTCCGTAAGGTGTTCAATATCGAGAATGATTATACCCCTGAGGAAGAAGCCGCCGTTCGGGAGGAGAACAAGTGGGCTTTTGAAGGATTTCCTTGA
- the LOC131299829 gene encoding SKP1-like protein 14, with translation MASSIENNKEKLTLKSSDGEEFLVERRVAFQSTLIQTMLDSDCSSTDVIPLPKIDARTLALVLDYCKKHVDASSSKQEELNSIDSEFLKDMDMGALFHLVLAANFMEIKGLLDIATQKIADRIKDKPHQEVREIFHVENDYTPEEEAAVREENKWAFEGFP, from the coding sequence ATGGCTTCCTCGATCGAAAACAATAAGGAGAAGCTAACCCTAAAATCATCCGACGGTGAGGAATTCCTCGTCGAAAGGCGCGTGGCCTTCCAATCCACCCTAATCCAAACCATGTTAGACTCCGACTGCTCTTCCACCGATGTCATCCCTCTCCCCAAAATCGACGCCAGAACCCTAGCCCTAGTCCTTGACTACTGCAAGAAGCACGTGGATGCTTCTTCATCGAAACAAGAGGAACTAAATAGCATCGATTCGGAATTCTTAAAGGACATGGATATGGGCGCCCTGTTTCATCTGGTGCTGGCCGCGAATTTTATGGAAATCAAGGGGTTGCTGGATATCGCGACTCAAAAAATCGCGGATAGGATCAAGGATAAGCCGCATCAGGAGGTCCGTGAGATATTCCATGTCGAGAATGATTATACCCCTGAGGAAGAAGCCGCGGTTCGAGAGGAGAACAAGTGGGCTTTTGAAGGATTTCCTTGA